One stretch of Corynebacterium imitans DNA includes these proteins:
- a CDS encoding nucleoside hydrolase, giving the protein MRVLLDCDPGIDDTFALIYLAAAHHAGELELDCVTTTAGNVEAVQCAQNAAWILAQCNLPAIPLAAGEAQPLELVLTTTPETHGEHGLGYAHAPERHVASDWDLLWCDAIERGTDDLHLIVTGPLTNLATFARRHPRHFASLRHITVMGGAVNYPGNTTPTAEWNFWVDPHAAAEVFARTPVPITLCSLGVTEQFVLDPPRLDALVGALGDTPVAAVLPEITRFYFEFHEDVGEGYCAQLHDLLTVLIALGRIEVSALDATIDVEAVSELMRGTVAADLRGMWEREPNARVVTAADTDRAWPLIDAACTLHARFTAGDADLKAGYHLKAEE; this is encoded by the coding sequence ATGAGAGTCCTGCTTGATTGCGATCCCGGCATCGACGACACCTTTGCACTGATCTACCTTGCGGCGGCGCACCACGCGGGCGAGCTTGAGCTCGATTGCGTGACCACGACCGCGGGCAACGTGGAGGCGGTGCAGTGTGCGCAGAACGCCGCGTGGATCCTTGCGCAGTGCAACCTGCCCGCCATCCCGTTGGCCGCGGGCGAGGCGCAGCCGCTTGAGCTGGTGCTGACCACCACCCCCGAGACCCACGGCGAGCACGGGCTGGGCTACGCCCACGCCCCGGAGCGGCACGTCGCGAGCGACTGGGATCTGCTCTGGTGCGACGCGATCGAGCGCGGCACAGACGACCTCCACCTCATCGTGACGGGCCCGCTGACCAACCTGGCCACCTTCGCGCGCCGCCACCCGCGCCACTTTGCGAGCCTGCGTCACATCACCGTGATGGGAGGGGCCGTCAACTACCCGGGCAACACCACCCCGACCGCCGAGTGGAACTTCTGGGTCGACCCGCACGCCGCCGCGGAGGTCTTCGCGCGCACGCCCGTGCCGATCACCCTGTGCTCGCTGGGGGTGACCGAGCAGTTCGTGCTCGACCCGCCGCGGCTGGACGCGCTGGTCGGCGCGCTGGGGGACACGCCTGTCGCCGCCGTGCTGCCCGAGATCACGCGCTTCTACTTCGAGTTCCACGAAGACGTCGGCGAGGGCTACTGCGCGCAGCTGCACGACCTGCTCACCGTGCTCATCGCGCTCGGCCGCATCGAGGTTTCCGCCCTTGATGCCACCATCGACGTCGAAGCCGTAAGCGAGCTTATGCGCGGCACCGTCGCCGCCGACCTGCGCGGCATGTGGGAGCGCGAGCCGAACGCGCGAGTGGTTACCGCCGCAGACACTGACCGCGCCTGGCCGCTTATCGACGCCGCGTGCACCCTCCACGCCCGCTTCACCGCCGGCGACGCAGACCTCAAAGCCGGCTACCACTTAAAGGCCGAGGAGTAG
- a CDS encoding energy-coupling factor transporter transmembrane component T family protein has protein sequence MPLNPLTALVVGGCGWILVFGLNSPAASAVIVLVACALGVWRTRNASVPAAVVALAVPVGLSMLLIHAPYGTHRIAPLLTSDGLAVGGALALRFCALMSCMIAAVAWIRIPDLVKAVQVLPGGNKLAYLAGATLQLVPQGHAQVKTVRDAQALKRTPITARNAITHLVLPVLTALLTHGSARGTALETAGYDLPGARTVLRPVPDSTLQRAVRWTLPVVCVGVALWI, from the coding sequence ATGCCGCTTAACCCGCTCACCGCGCTCGTTGTCGGCGGGTGCGGGTGGATCCTGGTCTTCGGGCTCAACAGCCCGGCAGCCAGCGCGGTGATCGTTCTTGTCGCGTGCGCGCTCGGCGTGTGGCGCACGCGCAATGCGTCCGTGCCCGCGGCGGTGGTTGCGCTCGCCGTGCCGGTGGGACTCTCGATGCTGCTCATCCACGCCCCCTACGGCACGCATCGCATCGCGCCGCTTTTGACCTCCGACGGACTCGCCGTCGGGGGAGCGCTTGCCCTGCGCTTTTGCGCGTTGATGTCGTGCATGATCGCGGCCGTGGCGTGGATCCGCATCCCGGACCTAGTCAAGGCGGTGCAGGTGCTGCCCGGCGGCAACAAGCTCGCCTACCTGGCGGGCGCGACCTTGCAGCTCGTGCCGCAGGGCCACGCCCAGGTGAAGACAGTTCGCGACGCCCAAGCGCTCAAGCGCACCCCCATCACCGCCCGCAACGCGATCACACACCTTGTCCTGCCGGTGCTCACGGCGCTGCTCACACACGGCTCCGCCCGCGGCACGGCGCTGGAGACGGCCGGCTACGATCTGCCCGGCGCCCGCACCGTGCTGCGGCCCGTGCCGGATTCAACCCTGCAGCGCGCTGTGCGCTGGACGCTGCCGGTGGTCTGCGTGGGGGTGGCGCTGTGGATCTAA
- a CDS encoding ATP-binding cassette domain-containing protein, with the protein MDLTQLARALETHDRVQVIGPSGSGLTRLTEQIHEHWPHAGVVGQDASAHVTYLRDTVIEEVAIGLEQRGIARAEMQARCERILDRVGLSHLAERNPATLSGGETRRLAIATVAVLEPELLVLDLPFAGLDVASASMVRELIAHSRAVITGYQPRDIDAVSISLADAPPTALPAPVAAGERIELGDVTAARLAPQRKWWHFRERTGEAFRVGPVPLAPRRGGVVWLRGANGSGKTTLLRALAGLDGHTPIIDASLALQRAADQVVETTVAEFAGGDSQTHPLDLPQAELRLAQLRQVFGQGRELVLLDEPDTSLDPRGRTLAHAEIAAGLRAGQAVILTCHDESFVDEVSAYAVVESVVLDG; encoded by the coding sequence GTGGATCTAACGCAGCTCGCCCGCGCGCTGGAAACCCACGACCGCGTCCAGGTCATCGGCCCCTCCGGATCCGGCCTGACCCGACTCACCGAACAGATCCACGAGCACTGGCCGCACGCCGGCGTCGTGGGCCAGGACGCCAGCGCGCACGTGACCTACCTGCGCGACACCGTCATCGAGGAGGTCGCGATCGGACTCGAGCAGCGCGGAATCGCACGCGCCGAGATGCAGGCCCGCTGCGAGCGGATCCTCGACCGCGTCGGCCTGTCGCACCTCGCCGAGCGCAACCCGGCCACGCTCTCCGGCGGGGAGACTCGCCGCCTCGCCATCGCGACGGTCGCTGTCCTCGAGCCCGAGCTGTTGGTGCTGGATTTGCCGTTCGCGGGGTTGGATGTGGCGTCGGCAAGCATGGTGCGCGAGCTGATCGCGCACTCGCGCGCGGTGATCACCGGCTACCAGCCGCGCGACATCGACGCCGTGAGCATCTCGCTTGCCGACGCCCCACCCACCGCACTGCCCGCACCCGTCGCTGCTGGCGAGCGCATCGAGCTGGGCGACGTCACCGCTGCCCGCCTCGCGCCGCAGCGCAAGTGGTGGCACTTCCGCGAGCGGACCGGCGAGGCCTTCCGCGTCGGCCCGGTGCCGCTCGCCCCGCGTAGAGGCGGGGTGGTGTGGCTGCGCGGCGCAAACGGGTCGGGCAAGACGACGCTGCTGCGCGCGCTCGCGGGCCTCGACGGCCACACGCCGATTATCGACGCCTCACTCGCGCTGCAGCGCGCCGCCGACCAGGTCGTCGAAACCACGGTCGCCGAGTTTGCCGGCGGCGACTCCCAGACCCACCCACTCGACCTGCCGCAGGCCGAACTGCGCCTAGCCCAACTGCGGCAAGTCTTCGGCCAAGGCCGCGAGCTCGTGCTTCTCGACGAGCCCGACACCTCCCTCGATCCCCGCGGCCGCACTCTCGCACACGCGGAGATTGCGGCGGGCCTGCGCGCCGGGCAGGCGGTGATCCTGACCTGCCACGACGAGAGCTTCGTCGACGAGGTGTCGGCGTACGCGGTGGTGGAATCGGTCGTGCTCGACGGGTAG
- a CDS encoding ATP-binding protein, which produces MQYFSRFADQVLEDSLQFMGGVLLEGPRACGKTSTALQKAASSVRLDRSPELITLAELNPAALLDGPTPRLIDEWQLAPSLWNAIRHEIDDRQGRGEFILSGSAAPADDTTRHSGAGRFARLRMRPMSLAEIGASTNQVSLAALQPGVGVNGASKLTYKGMAEQAVRGGWPGLLGASTQQAVMFNRSYLDNVFDVEVPESVGTRHNQLHIRRTLESVARNISGEATMKTLAADVSSDATTVDPKTVSTYLQALTRIFILDELQPWSVALRSKSRLRTSPKLHLADPSLACAALGIGVDRLANDPEFFGQIFESMVIRDLRAASALQHGHVYHYRDNTGLEVDAIIEYPEDGKWGACEVKLGASQIPQAEANLIKLRDERVDTNKVGSPAYLAIITATEYAYTLPSGVHVIPLGTLTA; this is translated from the coding sequence ATGCAGTACTTTTCGCGCTTTGCAGATCAGGTGTTGGAGGACTCCCTCCAGTTCATGGGAGGCGTCCTCCTTGAGGGGCCGCGTGCATGCGGAAAAACCTCCACCGCCCTCCAAAAGGCTGCAAGTTCTGTACGCCTCGACCGATCCCCCGAGCTGATCACGCTCGCCGAATTGAACCCCGCAGCCCTACTCGATGGTCCAACCCCTCGCCTCATTGATGAGTGGCAGCTCGCGCCTTCCCTCTGGAACGCCATCCGCCATGAGATCGACGACCGCCAAGGACGCGGGGAGTTCATCCTTTCAGGGTCAGCGGCGCCAGCCGATGACACCACGCGCCATTCAGGCGCGGGACGCTTTGCAAGGTTAAGGATGCGGCCAATGTCGCTCGCGGAGATTGGTGCGTCGACAAACCAGGTAAGCCTGGCAGCACTGCAACCGGGAGTTGGCGTGAACGGAGCTTCCAAGCTCACCTATAAGGGCATGGCCGAACAAGCCGTTCGCGGCGGATGGCCAGGCTTACTCGGTGCCAGCACCCAGCAGGCGGTCATGTTTAACCGCTCATACCTGGACAATGTCTTCGACGTGGAAGTACCAGAAAGCGTTGGCACACGTCACAACCAGCTACACATTCGTCGGACCTTGGAATCCGTCGCTCGGAATATTTCTGGCGAAGCAACGATGAAAACACTCGCTGCAGACGTGTCTTCGGATGCCACAACAGTCGATCCGAAAACGGTCTCCACTTACCTCCAGGCCCTTACCCGGATTTTCATCCTCGACGAGTTGCAGCCTTGGAGCGTCGCGCTTCGATCCAAATCACGACTGCGCACCTCGCCGAAGCTCCACCTCGCTGACCCCAGCCTGGCCTGTGCCGCCTTGGGTATCGGCGTTGACCGCCTCGCGAACGACCCGGAGTTCTTCGGCCAGATCTTCGAGTCCATGGTCATCCGAGATCTCCGCGCTGCATCCGCCCTCCAGCACGGGCACGTCTACCACTACCGCGACAACACGGGCCTTGAAGTTGACGCCATCATCGAATACCCCGAGGACGGCAAGTGGGGTGCCTGCGAAGTAAAACTCGGGGCGTCGCAGATCCCACAAGCCGAAGCAAACCTCATCAAACTCCGTGACGAGCGTGTCGACACCAACAAGGTCGGGTCGCCTGCATATTTAGCCATCATCACTGCCACGGAATATGCATACACGCTTCCTAGCGGAGTGCACGTGATTCCTTTGGGCACCCTGACCGCTTAG
- a CDS encoding L-lactate dehydrogenase, with protein sequence MSITNPSTPHKNITPGNKVVLIGAGSVGMAYAYALINQGLCDQLAIIDINEEKTWGEVEDLNHSVPYSGHNTKVTVGTYEDCRDAALIVNCAGVAQREGETRLDLVGRNVKIFDSINKEVMANGFNGIYLVATNPVDVLTYATQKQTGLPASQVLGSGTVLDTARWRYNLSQKYNVSATSVHSYIIGEHGDTELPVISTGSIAGIALRNRLAKEAETNPDVYKEIDEMFVATRDAAYKIIQAKGSTDFGIGGCLARITRAIFMNEDVVLPVSAKLDGQYGQSDIYIGTPAVVNRNGIREAIELYLNDEELEKFTHSAETLRNVMKEAELV encoded by the coding sequence GTGAGCATCACGAACCCGTCCACCCCGCACAAGAACATCACCCCGGGCAACAAGGTCGTCCTCATCGGCGCCGGTTCCGTCGGCATGGCCTACGCCTACGCACTGATCAACCAGGGCCTCTGCGACCAGCTCGCCATCATCGACATCAACGAGGAAAAGACCTGGGGCGAAGTCGAAGACCTCAACCACTCCGTCCCCTACTCCGGCCACAACACCAAGGTCACCGTCGGCACCTACGAGGACTGCCGCGACGCTGCGCTGATCGTCAACTGCGCCGGCGTCGCCCAGCGCGAGGGCGAGACTCGCCTCGACCTGGTCGGCCGCAACGTCAAGATCTTCGACTCCATCAACAAAGAGGTCATGGCCAACGGCTTCAACGGCATCTACCTGGTGGCCACCAACCCGGTCGACGTGTTGACCTACGCCACCCAGAAGCAGACCGGCCTGCCCGCCTCGCAGGTGCTCGGCTCCGGCACCGTGCTGGACACCGCTCGCTGGCGCTACAACCTGAGCCAGAAGTACAACGTGTCCGCCACCTCGGTCCACTCCTACATCATCGGCGAGCACGGCGACACCGAGCTGCCCGTCATCTCCACCGGCTCCATCGCCGGCATCGCCTTGCGCAACCGCCTGGCCAAGGAAGCCGAGACCAACCCGGACGTCTACAAGGAGATCGACGAGATGTTCGTCGCCACCCGCGACGCCGCCTACAAGATCATCCAGGCGAAGGGCTCGACCGACTTCGGCATCGGCGGCTGCCTCGCCCGCATCACCCGCGCGATCTTCATGAACGAGGACGTCGTCCTGCCGGTCTCCGCCAAGCTCGACGGCCAGTACGGCCAGTCCGACATCTACATCGGCACCCCGGCTGTGGTGAACCGCAACGGCATTCGCGAAGCCATCGAGCTCTACCTCAACGACGAGGAGCTGGAAAAATTCACCCACTCCGCAGAGACCCTGCGTAACGTGATGAAGGAAGCTGAGCTCGTCTAA
- a CDS encoding amino acid permease has protein sequence MSTTAAQKSRGLSHRHIHFIALGSAIGTGLFYGSAGAIQAAGPSVLLVYLLGGAVVYFMLRALGEMSVRHPVRGSFAVYAREHLGGLGGYITGWMFAFEMMIVCLADLTAIGIYMKFWFPDTPAWVWITTTLLIIGGANLASVRWFGELEFAFTLIKVVAVVAMIVGGAAILAFGLGSQPEATGIANLWNDGGFFPNGPEGMIAAFILVLFAFGGTEIIGVAGTEADDPDRSIPKAVNTVPVRILLFYVLAILVILMLNPWRSITGEESPFVQIFSTLGVNWAAGLLNLVVITAALSAINADLFGTGRVLTGLAREGLAPRAMARTVRDIPVMTTVTLLIVLVVGVVLNANFPNVFETIAALATFATVFVWLMILISHLASRRHMSTTEAKALTFPVPFWPYGQWFAVAFILFTFGIMVWQPQYHLALGVGVAFLVIMTVLYFATGRPQAVASAHTEDDYK, from the coding sequence ATGTCCACAACCGCCGCACAAAAATCCCGCGGCCTAAGCCACCGCCACATCCACTTCATCGCGCTCGGCTCCGCCATCGGCACCGGCCTGTTCTACGGCTCCGCCGGCGCGATCCAGGCCGCCGGGCCGTCGGTGCTCTTGGTGTACCTGCTCGGCGGCGCCGTGGTGTACTTCATGCTCCGCGCGCTCGGCGAGATGAGCGTGCGCCACCCCGTCCGCGGCTCGTTTGCCGTCTACGCGCGCGAGCACCTCGGCGGGCTCGGCGGCTACATCACCGGCTGGATGTTCGCCTTCGAGATGATGATCGTGTGCCTGGCCGACCTCACGGCAATCGGCATCTACATGAAATTCTGGTTCCCAGACACCCCGGCCTGGGTCTGGATCACCACCACGCTGCTGATCATCGGCGGAGCGAACCTCGCCAGCGTGCGCTGGTTCGGCGAACTCGAATTCGCCTTCACCCTGATCAAGGTCGTCGCCGTGGTCGCCATGATCGTCGGCGGCGCAGCCATCCTCGCCTTCGGACTCGGCTCGCAGCCCGAGGCCACCGGCATTGCCAACCTCTGGAACGACGGCGGGTTCTTCCCCAACGGACCCGAAGGCATGATCGCCGCGTTCATCCTCGTGCTCTTCGCCTTCGGTGGCACCGAAATCATCGGCGTCGCCGGCACCGAGGCCGACGACCCGGACCGCTCCATCCCCAAGGCCGTCAACACCGTCCCGGTGCGCATCCTGCTGTTCTACGTGCTGGCCATCCTGGTCATCCTCATGCTCAACCCGTGGCGCAGCATCACCGGCGAAGAATCCCCGTTTGTGCAGATCTTCTCCACGCTTGGCGTGAACTGGGCCGCGGGCCTACTCAACCTCGTGGTGATCACCGCCGCGCTCTCCGCGATCAACGCCGACCTCTTCGGCACCGGTCGCGTGCTCACCGGGCTCGCACGTGAGGGGCTCGCGCCGCGTGCGATGGCGCGCACTGTCCGCGACATCCCCGTGATGACCACCGTGACGCTCTTGATCGTCCTGGTCGTCGGCGTGGTGCTGAACGCGAACTTCCCCAACGTGTTTGAAACGATCGCGGCGCTCGCCACCTTCGCCACCGTGTTTGTGTGGCTGATGATTCTGATCAGCCACCTCGCTTCTCGACGCCACATGAGCACCACCGAAGCCAAAGCCCTCACCTTCCCTGTCCCGTTTTGGCCCTACGGGCAGTGGTTCGCCGTGGCGTTCATCCTGTTCACCTTCGGCATCATGGTCTGGCAGCCGCAGTACCACCTCGCCCTCGGCGTCGGCGTGGCCTTCCTGGTGATCATGACCGTGCTGTACTTCGCCACCGGCCGCCCGCAGGCGGTGGCCTCGGCGCACACCGAGGACGACTACAAGTAA
- a CDS encoding trypsin-like serine protease produces the protein MKTFRITTAAIAAGLLTATPAGALESTHFAEGSPEGSSVVSVRTANDDPADGVCTGTAISPHWVVTARHCMDHLPTPGGSVRVGEGDDQRTVAVDSWKTAPVGDIALLHTAEDLGLEHYATVDTEVPEPDTPGTVYGWSSEGSGGSTRLPMTEATIDGPNPMALFDGKQALTVTLAEGAGIHGGDSGGPVFRNGKLTGVLSAGLFVNPDDPEEIAMDTNAAASAAPLGDAAQWINDTIADDTADAADGDSGESSSTPYILAIVVLLAVAGGAAVVARRRKA, from the coding sequence ATGAAAACCTTCCGTATCACCACCGCCGCCATCGCCGCCGGGCTTTTGACCGCGACGCCAGCCGGCGCGCTCGAATCCACCCACTTCGCCGAAGGATCCCCAGAGGGCTCCTCCGTCGTCTCGGTGCGCACCGCCAACGACGACCCCGCCGACGGCGTGTGCACCGGCACCGCGATCTCCCCGCACTGGGTCGTCACCGCGCGGCACTGCATGGACCACCTGCCCACCCCCGGCGGCTCTGTGCGTGTCGGCGAGGGCGACGACCAGCGCACAGTTGCCGTCGACAGCTGGAAGACCGCGCCGGTAGGCGACATCGCCCTGTTGCACACCGCTGAAGACCTGGGCCTTGAGCACTACGCAACCGTCGATACCGAAGTCCCCGAGCCCGACACCCCCGGCACCGTCTACGGCTGGTCCTCGGAAGGCTCCGGCGGCTCCACCCGCCTGCCCATGACCGAGGCCACCATCGACGGGCCCAACCCCATGGCGCTTTTCGACGGCAAACAGGCCCTCACCGTCACCCTCGCCGAAGGCGCCGGCATCCACGGCGGTGACTCCGGCGGCCCCGTCTTCCGCAACGGCAAGCTCACGGGTGTGCTCAGCGCCGGGCTCTTCGTCAACCCCGACGACCCGGAAGAAATCGCCATGGACACCAACGCCGCGGCCTCCGCCGCCCCGCTTGGCGACGCCGCCCAGTGGATCAACGACACCATCGCCGACGACACCGCAGACGCTGCCGACGGTGACTCAGGCGAGTCCTCCTCCACCCCGTACATCCTCGCCATCGTCGTGCTGCTGGCTGTGGCTGGTGGTGCGGCGGTGGTGGCGCGGCGTCGAAAAGCATAG
- a CDS encoding DUF418 domain-containing protein: MTNASRLPPRIIGVDAARAVALGAMMWAHLTDSTSPWLYGFPSALFAFLAGVSMQLSMRATGGAALARERHQAMVRGAALLALHVVLTPLSGSITVVLGTFGACYLALACAPRWGTRTLVWVCGALMVVSALQLPLSVTAPPYPLFEWAALMVAGLIAARFLPRLPLVAPVGAACAVFGVWMRPLLDAHQYPFLNPNGHTGGLIALISEIGCSLAVLGLCLLLFSRWCPYPIQAMGRTPLSVYCLHVVTAALLPAGPLSAALSIVAAAALASVWLLFFPRGPLEQLLRDFTHAAARQDLPQRHSAKELQS; this comes from the coding sequence ATGACGAATGCTTCCAGACTCCCGCCGCGCATCATCGGCGTCGACGCCGCCCGCGCAGTCGCACTCGGTGCCATGATGTGGGCGCATCTGACCGATTCGACCTCGCCGTGGCTCTACGGCTTCCCGTCCGCGCTGTTCGCGTTTCTCGCTGGCGTGTCGATGCAGCTGAGCATGCGCGCCACAGGCGGGGCGGCGCTGGCGCGCGAGCGTCACCAGGCGATGGTGCGCGGCGCGGCCCTGCTCGCGCTGCACGTGGTGCTCACCCCGCTTTCGGGCTCGATCACCGTCGTGCTGGGCACTTTCGGCGCCTGCTACCTCGCGCTCGCCTGCGCCCCACGCTGGGGCACGCGCACGCTGGTGTGGGTGTGCGGCGCGCTGATGGTGGTCTCCGCGCTGCAGCTGCCACTGTCTGTCACCGCGCCGCCGTACCCGCTGTTCGAGTGGGCCGCGCTCATGGTCGCCGGGCTTATCGCCGCGCGCTTCCTGCCGCGCCTGCCGCTTGTCGCCCCCGTGGGCGCCGCCTGCGCGGTCTTCGGCGTCTGGATGCGCCCGCTTCTCGACGCCCACCAGTACCCCTTCCTCAACCCCAACGGCCACACCGGCGGCCTCATCGCGCTGATCAGCGAAATCGGCTGCTCGCTCGCCGTCCTTGGGCTCTGCCTACTGCTGTTTTCGCGCTGGTGCCCCTATCCCATCCAGGCGATGGGCCGAACTCCACTTTCGGTGTACTGCCTGCACGTGGTAACCGCCGCGCTGCTTCCCGCCGGCCCGCTCTCAGCCGCCTTGAGCATCGTCGCAGCGGCAGCGCTCGCGTCGGTGTGGCTGCTGTTTTTCCCGCGCGGCCCGCTCGAGCAGTTGCTTCGCGACTTTACCCACGCCGCCGCCCGCCAAGACCTTCCCCAACGACACTCTGCAAAGGAGCTTCAATCATGA
- a CDS encoding response regulator transcription factor, with product MSNVVVVEDEVYLADAIAAAITAHGCTTRVAYDGAQALTLLEDADVVVLDRDLPLVHGDEVCARIRAEHPHIRVLMLTAASTLDDRLAGFASGADDYLTKPFEVPELLARVDALLRRHTPPKSEVLRCADVRMDTARRIVTRAGTPIPLSPKEFAVLEVLLAADGAVLSAETLLEEAWDAFADPFTNSPRVTISHLRRKLGDPWIIHTQPGAGYYAAEEARP from the coding sequence ATGTCCAACGTTGTAGTTGTAGAAGACGAGGTCTATCTCGCCGACGCCATCGCCGCAGCGATTACCGCGCACGGGTGCACGACCCGCGTGGCGTACGACGGCGCGCAAGCGCTTACCCTGCTTGAAGACGCCGACGTGGTGGTGCTCGACCGCGACCTGCCGCTCGTCCACGGCGACGAGGTCTGCGCCCGCATCCGCGCTGAGCACCCGCATATCCGCGTGCTCATGCTCACCGCGGCCAGCACCCTCGACGATCGACTCGCCGGTTTCGCGAGCGGGGCGGACGACTATCTCACCAAGCCTTTCGAGGTGCCGGAGCTGCTCGCGCGCGTCGACGCGCTGCTGCGGCGCCACACCCCGCCGAAGTCCGAGGTGCTGCGGTGCGCGGATGTGCGCATGGACACCGCGCGCCGCATCGTCACCCGCGCGGGCACGCCGATCCCGCTGAGCCCGAAGGAGTTCGCCGTCCTTGAGGTGCTGCTCGCCGCCGACGGCGCGGTGCTCTCAGCGGAGACCCTTTTGGAGGAGGCCTGGGACGCCTTCGCCGACCCCTTTACCAACTCGCCGCGCGTGACCATTTCGCACCTGCGCCGCAAGCTTGGCGACCCCTGGATCATCCACACCCAGCCGGGCGCGGGCTACTATGCCGCCGAGGAGGCCCGCCCATGA
- a CDS encoding sensor histidine kinase: MTLRLRLTLVLVATVFGAGAVLTALVCAYLALTPVPLHVSLPGPEGVLIDAAMPIPTSIITIVLATMLVALALLTALAGLVGWFVAGYALSPVRRIAAVAREVSDGDVAKRMHYEGPADDVGDLAHAFDTMLDSLAASLDAQRRFAANASHELKTPIATIQTVADVALMQADSSSDAQLADALRRIREVNARAGQTVERLLAFARAEAAQPGSVTGQPVDLVTLCEEVCAQYGVPLRAPGSPVVVNGDEVLLRQAVGNLVGNAVEHGAPGTAEVVVGEGRVGVENQGPVLDSSEVERLKEPFVRGAGRVAGSHGLGLSLADAIARAHGGTLHLAPREGGGLRAELAV; the protein is encoded by the coding sequence ATGACGCTGCGCCTGCGCCTTACCCTCGTGCTCGTCGCCACCGTCTTCGGCGCCGGCGCGGTGCTCACGGCACTCGTGTGCGCCTACCTCGCGCTGACTCCGGTGCCGCTGCACGTGTCGTTGCCGGGGCCCGAGGGCGTGCTTATCGACGCCGCCATGCCCATCCCCACCTCCATCATCACCATCGTGCTCGCCACGATGCTCGTCGCGCTCGCTCTGCTGACCGCGCTCGCGGGTTTGGTGGGCTGGTTCGTCGCCGGCTACGCGCTCTCACCCGTGCGCCGCATTGCCGCGGTGGCGCGCGAGGTCTCCGACGGGGACGTGGCCAAACGCATGCACTACGAGGGCCCGGCCGACGACGTTGGCGATCTTGCGCACGCCTTCGACACGATGCTCGACTCGCTTGCGGCCTCGCTGGACGCGCAGCGCCGTTTTGCCGCCAACGCCTCGCACGAGCTGAAGACCCCGATCGCCACGATCCAGACGGTCGCGGATGTCGCACTCATGCAGGCGGACTCGTCCTCGGATGCGCAGCTTGCCGACGCGCTGCGCCGCATCCGCGAGGTCAACGCGCGCGCCGGGCAGACCGTGGAGCGCCTGCTTGCCTTCGCCCGCGCCGAGGCGGCGCAGCCGGGCAGCGTCACCGGCCAGCCGGTGGATCTGGTTACGCTATGCGAGGAGGTCTGCGCGCAGTACGGCGTTCCGCTGCGCGCCCCCGGTTCGCCTGTGGTTGTGAACGGCGATGAGGTGCTGCTGCGCCAGGCGGTGGGCAACCTCGTGGGCAACGCGGTTGAGCATGGCGCGCCCGGCACGGCTGAGGTAGTCGTTGGGGAGGGGCGTGTGGGCGTCGAAAATCAGGGCCCTGTCCTTGACTCAAGCGAGGTGGAGCGGCTCAAGGAGCCCTTTGTGCGCGGCGCGGGGCGGGTGGCAGGCTCGCACGGGCTAGGGCTTTCGCTTGCCGACGCCATCGCGCGCGCCCACGGCGGCACCCTCCACCTCGCACCGCGCGAGGGCGGCGGGTTGCGCGCCGAGCTAGCGGTCTAA